A genomic region of Mycobacterium senriense contains the following coding sequences:
- a CDS encoding PH domain-containing protein: protein MIKVSPIAHLAVGFLTLGLLIPVMLWPPSLPLLILPVLLSALIVRLRTVADEQGVTVRTLFGSRRVRWDEIDGLRFHRGSWGRARLKSGAELRLPAVTFSTLPELTEASAGRVPNPYQ, encoded by the coding sequence GTGATCAAGGTGTCGCCGATAGCGCATCTGGCCGTCGGATTCCTGACCTTGGGATTGCTGATTCCGGTGATGCTGTGGCCGCCGTCGCTCCCGCTGCTGATCCTTCCGGTGCTGCTGTCGGCGTTGATCGTCCGGCTACGCACCGTCGCCGACGAACAGGGCGTGACCGTTCGGACGCTTTTCGGCAGCCGGCGAGTGCGCTGGGACGAGATCGACGGGCTGCGTTTCCACCGCGGTTCGTGGGGACGCGCGCGCCTCAAGAGCGGCGCCGAGCTGCGGTTACCCGCGGTCACCTTCTCCACGCTGCCCGAGCTGACCGAGGCCAGCGCGGGGCGGGTTCCCAACCCCTACCAGTGA
- a CDS encoding DoxX family protein, giving the protein MTSQPNDAHWQRPGESPEPTPGRPASARLVDPEDDLTPVGYPGDFNPSTGTTTVIPYGGAPAVAGSGAGGYNLLEQQEPLPYVQPHAASRHAVPESADIDDDDDEHHDRLHDVGRRGTQHLGLLLLRVGLGVVLGAHGLQKLFGWWGGSGVTGFKNSLSDVGYQHADILAYVSAGGEAVAGVLLILGLFTPVAAAGALAFLINGLLASLSVRPHTRNFSFFLPEGHEYQITLIVMAAAVVLCGPGRYGLDARRGWAHRPFIGSFVALLAGIAAGVGVWVALNGVNPIG; this is encoded by the coding sequence GTGACCAGTCAACCGAATGACGCACATTGGCAACGGCCCGGCGAATCCCCGGAGCCGACCCCGGGACGCCCCGCCTCGGCGCGGCTGGTCGATCCCGAAGATGATCTGACGCCAGTCGGCTACCCCGGCGACTTCAACCCGTCGACCGGTACCACCACCGTCATCCCCTACGGCGGCGCCCCCGCGGTCGCCGGCTCCGGGGCCGGGGGCTACAACCTGCTGGAACAGCAGGAGCCCCTGCCTTACGTCCAGCCGCATGCGGCGTCCCGGCATGCCGTCCCCGAGTCCGCCGACATCGACGACGACGACGATGAACACCACGACCGGTTGCACGACGTCGGCCGGCGCGGAACGCAGCATCTCGGTTTGCTGCTGCTGCGCGTCGGGCTGGGCGTGGTGCTCGGCGCCCACGGGCTGCAGAAGCTGTTCGGCTGGTGGGGCGGCTCCGGCGTGACGGGGTTCAAGAACTCACTGTCCGACGTCGGCTACCAACACGCCGACATCCTCGCCTACGTGAGCGCCGGCGGCGAGGCCGTCGCGGGCGTGCTGCTCATCCTGGGTCTGTTCACGCCGGTGGCCGCGGCCGGTGCGCTGGCGTTTCTGATCAACGGCCTGCTGGCCAGCCTCTCGGTGCGGCCGCACACCCGCAACTTCTCGTTCTTCCTGCCCGAGGGGCACGAATACCAGATCACCCTGATCGTCATGGCCGCCGCGGTCGTCCTGTGCGGACCCGGCCGCTACGGCCTGGACGCGCGCCGCGGTTGGGCGCATCGACCCTTCATCGGGTCCTTCGTCGCCCTGCTGGCAGGCATCGCGGCCGGTGTCGGGGTGTGGGTGGCCCTCAACGGCGTGAATCCGATCGGCTGA